In Musa acuminata AAA Group cultivar baxijiao chromosome BXJ2-10, Cavendish_Baxijiao_AAA, whole genome shotgun sequence, a genomic segment contains:
- the LOC135625209 gene encoding transcription factor bHLH68-like isoform X2: MNKGAFQSYLVQQQMEGGPTWWSMKNMKPPPELTFPLLPSSSSPVFPEYAQPSSTEMTPWQHSQDLPESWGGIVGEEEKYGSTPFQTKKMEICADQPDQVPYPSATAQIADVKRVPLGNGNVHSRGSEEIQVSGSAWSRILPASSPRSCITTSFSTNMLDFSNNSGRRPENSSECNSTETAPASKKVRVQGSSSPKSILKVRKEKLGDRITALHQLVSPFGKTDTASVLQEAIGYIRFLQCQIEALSSPYLSSGSGNMRLPAQGNMSCLFSEDPGQSSNGSGKNKSGPQDQERNDEAKKDLRSRGLCLVPVSFTMHVGSDDGAGFWAPTLGGGF, translated from the exons ATGAATAAAGGAGCGTTCCAGAGCTATCTGGTGCAGCAGCAGATGGAGGGAGGCCCAACCTGGTGGAGCATGAAAAATATGAAGCCACCTCCTGAGCTGACCTTTCCTCTGctgccctcttcttcttctcctgtcTTTCCTGAGTACGCACAGCCATCTAGTACTGAGATGACCCCTTGGCAACATAGCCAAGACTTACCAGAGTCATG GGGAGGGATAgtgggagaagaagaaaagtatGGTTCGACACCTTTCCAAACGAAAAAGATGGAGATATGTGCAGATCAGCCCGATCAGGTACCGTACCCATCAGCTACTGCACAAATCGCTGATGTCAAGCGAGTGCCCCTTGGAAATGGAAATGTGCATAGCCGTGGGAGCGAAGAGATCCAGGTCTCTGGATCTGCATGGAGTCGGATTCTACCGGCATCATCTCCTAGATCCTGTATCACTACCAGTTTCAGCACCAACATGTTGGACTTCTCAAACAACTCAGGTCGCCGACCAGAGAATTCATCAGAG TGCAACAGCACAGAAACTGCTCCAGCTTCGAAGAAGGTTAGGGTTCAAGGTTCTTCTTCACCGAAATCTATACTCAAG GTGAGGAAGGAGAAGTTAGGGGATAGAATAACAGCACTTCACCAGTTAGTCTCGCCATTCGGAAAG ACTGACACCGCGTCTGTATTGCAAGAAGCCATCGGCTACATCAGATTCCTCCAGTGTCAGATTGAG GCTCTGAGCTCCCCGTACCTGAGCAGTGGATCAGGGAACATGAGGCTGCCT GCACAGGGGAACATGAGTTGTTTATTCTCAGAAGACCCTGGCCAG AGTTCAAACGGCAGCGGCAAGAACAAAAGCGGGCCACAAGATCAG GAACGAAATGATGAGGCGAAGAAGGACCTAAGGAGCCGAGGTCTGTGCCTGGTTCCTGTCTCTTTCACCATGCATGTCGGGAGTGATGACGGCGCTGGTTTCTGGGCTCCAACTCTCGGTGGGGGATTCTGA
- the LOC135625209 gene encoding transcription factor bHLH68-like isoform X1 codes for MNKGAFQSYLVQQQMEGGPTWWSMKNMKPPPELTFPLLPSSSSPVFPEYAQPSSTEMTPWQHSQDLPESWYQLLLGGIVGEEEKYGSTPFQTKKMEICADQPDQVPYPSATAQIADVKRVPLGNGNVHSRGSEEIQVSGSAWSRILPASSPRSCITTSFSTNMLDFSNNSGRRPENSSECNSTETAPASKKVRVQGSSSPKSILKVRKEKLGDRITALHQLVSPFGKTDTASVLQEAIGYIRFLQCQIEALSSPYLSSGSGNMRLPAQGNMSCLFSEDPGQSSNGSGKNKSGPQDQERNDEAKKDLRSRGLCLVPVSFTMHVGSDDGAGFWAPTLGGGF; via the exons ATGAATAAAGGAGCGTTCCAGAGCTATCTGGTGCAGCAGCAGATGGAGGGAGGCCCAACCTGGTGGAGCATGAAAAATATGAAGCCACCTCCTGAGCTGACCTTTCCTCTGctgccctcttcttcttctcctgtcTTTCCTGAGTACGCACAGCCATCTAGTACTGAGATGACCCCTTGGCAACATAGCCAAGACTTACCAGAGTCATGGTACCAGCTATTAtt GGGAGGGATAgtgggagaagaagaaaagtatGGTTCGACACCTTTCCAAACGAAAAAGATGGAGATATGTGCAGATCAGCCCGATCAGGTACCGTACCCATCAGCTACTGCACAAATCGCTGATGTCAAGCGAGTGCCCCTTGGAAATGGAAATGTGCATAGCCGTGGGAGCGAAGAGATCCAGGTCTCTGGATCTGCATGGAGTCGGATTCTACCGGCATCATCTCCTAGATCCTGTATCACTACCAGTTTCAGCACCAACATGTTGGACTTCTCAAACAACTCAGGTCGCCGACCAGAGAATTCATCAGAG TGCAACAGCACAGAAACTGCTCCAGCTTCGAAGAAGGTTAGGGTTCAAGGTTCTTCTTCACCGAAATCTATACTCAAG GTGAGGAAGGAGAAGTTAGGGGATAGAATAACAGCACTTCACCAGTTAGTCTCGCCATTCGGAAAG ACTGACACCGCGTCTGTATTGCAAGAAGCCATCGGCTACATCAGATTCCTCCAGTGTCAGATTGAG GCTCTGAGCTCCCCGTACCTGAGCAGTGGATCAGGGAACATGAGGCTGCCT GCACAGGGGAACATGAGTTGTTTATTCTCAGAAGACCCTGGCCAG AGTTCAAACGGCAGCGGCAAGAACAAAAGCGGGCCACAAGATCAG GAACGAAATGATGAGGCGAAGAAGGACCTAAGGAGCCGAGGTCTGTGCCTGGTTCCTGTCTCTTTCACCATGCATGTCGGGAGTGATGACGGCGCTGGTTTCTGGGCTCCAACTCTCGGTGGGGGATTCTGA
- the LOC135625209 gene encoding transcription factor bHLH68-like isoform X3, giving the protein MNKGAFQSYLVQQQMEGGPTWWSMKNMKPPPELTFPLLPSSSSPVFPEYAQPSSTEMTPWQHSQDLPESWYQLLLGGIVGEEEKYGSTPFQTKKMEICADQPDQVPYPSATAQIADVKRVPLGNGNVHSRGSEEIQVSGSAWSRILPASSPRSCITTSFSTNMLDFSNNSGRRPENSSECNSTETAPASKKVRVQGSSSPKSILKVRKEKLGDRITALHQLVSPFGKTDTASVLQEAIGYIRFLQCQIEALSSPYLSSGSGNMRLPSSNGSGKNKSGPQDQERNDEAKKDLRSRGLCLVPVSFTMHVGSDDGAGFWAPTLGGGF; this is encoded by the exons ATGAATAAAGGAGCGTTCCAGAGCTATCTGGTGCAGCAGCAGATGGAGGGAGGCCCAACCTGGTGGAGCATGAAAAATATGAAGCCACCTCCTGAGCTGACCTTTCCTCTGctgccctcttcttcttctcctgtcTTTCCTGAGTACGCACAGCCATCTAGTACTGAGATGACCCCTTGGCAACATAGCCAAGACTTACCAGAGTCATGGTACCAGCTATTAtt GGGAGGGATAgtgggagaagaagaaaagtatGGTTCGACACCTTTCCAAACGAAAAAGATGGAGATATGTGCAGATCAGCCCGATCAGGTACCGTACCCATCAGCTACTGCACAAATCGCTGATGTCAAGCGAGTGCCCCTTGGAAATGGAAATGTGCATAGCCGTGGGAGCGAAGAGATCCAGGTCTCTGGATCTGCATGGAGTCGGATTCTACCGGCATCATCTCCTAGATCCTGTATCACTACCAGTTTCAGCACCAACATGTTGGACTTCTCAAACAACTCAGGTCGCCGACCAGAGAATTCATCAGAG TGCAACAGCACAGAAACTGCTCCAGCTTCGAAGAAGGTTAGGGTTCAAGGTTCTTCTTCACCGAAATCTATACTCAAG GTGAGGAAGGAGAAGTTAGGGGATAGAATAACAGCACTTCACCAGTTAGTCTCGCCATTCGGAAAG ACTGACACCGCGTCTGTATTGCAAGAAGCCATCGGCTACATCAGATTCCTCCAGTGTCAGATTGAG GCTCTGAGCTCCCCGTACCTGAGCAGTGGATCAGGGAACATGAGGCTGCCT AGTTCAAACGGCAGCGGCAAGAACAAAAGCGGGCCACAAGATCAG GAACGAAATGATGAGGCGAAGAAGGACCTAAGGAGCCGAGGTCTGTGCCTGGTTCCTGTCTCTTTCACCATGCATGTCGGGAGTGATGACGGCGCTGGTTTCTGGGCTCCAACTCTCGGTGGGGGATTCTGA
- the LOC135625210 gene encoding auxin-responsive protein IAA21-like, with protein sequence MSPPPEHDYTGGAVEDGALNLKETELRLGLPGSESPDRDDKVGITLELLSPKSFVSGAKRVFCDAIDAEGAKWGFSAGEAGSEVDKGKGSVLFTPKGEGSAGGKPPGLGRVGNDAAASGQVGNSGKSHREVAPAAKAQVVGWPPIRSYRKNTMATNPPKYKEDVDGKLGLGCLYVKVSMEGAPYLRKVDLKTYKDYRELSSALEKMFSCFTIGQCNSQGIPSRDGLSESRLMDLLNGSEYVLTYEDKDGDWMLVGDVPWEMFTDSCKRLRIMKGSDAIGLGKFRQTEILNNLRSELLKGSDAIGLAPRAMEKCKSRN encoded by the exons ATGTCACCGCCTCCGGAGCATGACTACACGGGCGGCGCCGTCGAGGATGGGGCCCTCAACCTCAAAGAGACGGAGCTGAGGCTGGGACTTCCCGGGTCGGAGTCCCCCGACCGGGACGACAAGGTAGGCATCACTCTCGAGCTGCTCTCCCCCAAGAGCTTCGTTTCCGGCGCGAAGAGGGTTTTCTGCGACGCCATAGATGCGGAAGGCGCGAAGTGGGGATTCTCCGCTGGAGAAGCCGGATCCGAGGTAGATAAGGGAAAAGGCAGCGTCTTGTTCACGCCCAAGGGTGAGGGTTCCGCCGGCGGGAAGCCTCCTGGGCTGGGGAGAGTGGGGAACGATGCAGCGGCCTCCGGGCAGGTGGGGAACTCGGGGAAGAGTCATCGTGAAGTGGCTCCTGCAGCAAA GGCACAGGTTGTAGGTTGGCCACCGATCCGAAGTTATCGGAAGAACACGATGGCTACGAACCCTCCAAAGTACAAAGAAGATGTAGATGGGAAGCTTGGGTTGGGGTGCTTGTATGTGAAGGTTAGCATGGAAGGTGCTCCTTATCTTAGGAAAGTTGACCTTAAAACATACAAAGACTACAGAGAGCTTTCTTCGGCGCTGGAGAAGATGTTCAGTTGCTTCACAATTG GACAATGTAATTCTCAAGGAATACCAAGCAGAGATGGATTATCCGAGAGTCGGTTGATGGATCTTTTAAATGGGTCTGAATATGTTCTTACTTACGAAGACAAGGATGGAGACTGGATGCTTGTTGGTGATGTGCCGTGGGA GATGTTCACAGATTCCTGCAAAAGGTTGAGGATCATGAAGGGTTCTGATGCAATTGGACTCGGTAAGTTCAGGCAAACCGAAATCCTGAATAACCTACGGTCCGAACTACTGAAGGGTTCTGATGCAATTGGACTCG CTCCAAGGGCTATGGAGAAGTGCAAGAGCCGGAACTAG
- the LOC135586525 gene encoding uncharacterized protein LOC135586525, with amino-acid sequence MKLKQLEGLLGTLQQFSHPKVELEQYPTGPHIASRLLYTAENTFGDISGKVVADFGCGCGTLGLASALLGAEQVIGIDIDPQSLEIASINAADMELDIDFIWCDVNKLRWRDDVVDTVVMNPPFGTRKKGSDMEFLAKALKVASQAVYSLHKTTTRDYIKRTAIRDCNARSADILCELRFDVPQIYKFHKKKEVNIAVDLWRFVPYPTQESADS; translated from the exons ATGAAGCTGAAGCAGCTTGAGGGCCTCCTCGGCACGCTCCAACAATTCTCCCACCCAAAG GTGGAACTGGAGCAGTATCCGACAGGACCACACATTGCGTCCCGGTTGCTGTATACG GCCGAAAATACATTTGGTGATATAAGTGGCAAGGTCGTGGCTGACTTCGGTTGTGGCTGTGGTACATTAGGTTTAGCAAGTGCACTTTTGGGTGCAGA GCAGGTTATTGGCATTGACATTGATCCACAATCTCTAGAAATCGCTTCAATAAATGCTGCAGATATGGAG CTGGACATAGATTTCATCTGGTGTGACGTCAACAAGTTAAGATGGAGAG ATGATGTGGTTGACACTGTTGTGATGAACCCTCCTTTTGGGACTCGGAAAAAAGGATCTGACATGGAGTTTCTTGCCAAGGCTTTAAAG GTTGCTTCTCAAGCAGTCTATTCTTTGCATAAGACTACAACCAGAGAT TACATTAAAAGAACAGCTATTCGAGATTGCAATGCTAGAAGCGCCGATATTTTATGTGAG CTCCGGTTTGATGTGCCACAAATTTATAAATTTCACAAAAAGAAAGAGGTCAATATTGCGGTGGATCTCTGGCGCTTTGTTCCTTATCCCACTCAAGAAAGTGCAGACAGCTGA
- the LOC135624259 gene encoding protein SPEAR1-like, whose product MVCGAVASPSSSPEGEMGSCNLGQLGNGRVGSSRRGKKSSSDKQKQPQRGLGVAQLEKIRLQNEMMAGYLHSPFPRDLNKEDLRAPSTVTTSSSLFGAHPNIMMGFGGSTGTEIRYGELYPGATARSLNDANDLRPHHLRRPTATLPLIEQSSENDGRRDRRHSVGSTSSQNSDTSNSSELDLELRLSL is encoded by the exons ATGGTGTGTGGTGCGGTGGCCTCTCCAAGTTCAAGTCCTGAAGGAGAGATGGGAAGCTGCAACCTCGGTCAGCTGGGAAATGGAAGAGTTGGGTCCTCGAGGAGGGGGAAGAAGAGCAGCTCAGACAAGCAAAAGCAGCCGCAAAGAGGACTTGGGGTGGCTCAGTTGGAGAAGATTAGGTTGCAGAATGAGATGATGGCCGGCTATCTTCACTCCCCATTTCCCCGCGATCTCAACAAG GAGGATCTGAGAGCGCCTTCAACGGTGACCACCTCATCCTCTCTCTTTGGTGCTCATCCTAACATCATG ATGGGATTTGGAGGCTCCACAGGGACAGAGATCAGATACGGTGAGCTTTATCCCGGTGCAACAGCAAG ATCCTTGAACGACGCAAATGATCTCCGACCACATCACCTTCGACGGCCAACCGCGACGCTGCCGCTCATCGAACAAAGCTCGGAG AACGACGGACGACGCGACCGGCGTCACTCGGTCGGTTCTACCAGCAGCCAAAACTCCGACACGAGCAACTCATCAGAACTGGATTTAGAGCTCAGATTGTCACTGTGA